From one Acidobacteriota bacterium genomic stretch:
- a CDS encoding methionyl-tRNA formyltransferase, whose protein sequence is MKIVFMGTPHAAVPCLERLIADGHELVAVYTQPDRPSGRGNRLTAPPVKDVAIAHGLDVRQPTKIRTPEAVAAFCALDADIAVVVAYGRILPAAYLGAFPLGAVNVHFSLLPKYRGAAPVNWAIVNGETVTGVTTMLMDEGLDTGDILLQRETEIGARENSVSLMNRLAIDGADLLSETLRRFGDIQPRPQDAAQATLAPIMTKDDGRIDWQRPAVEIADRIRGFQPFPSSFTGLAGKKLTIWSAEAVAETDGSDPGTIVLAKAGDLVVQCGGGSQLKIGELQIEGKKRMDVRDFLNGIRLAAGEKLG, encoded by the coding sequence ATGAAGATCGTTTTTATGGGAACGCCGCACGCGGCGGTGCCGTGTCTCGAGCGCCTGATCGCTGACGGACACGAGCTGGTCGCGGTTTATACTCAGCCCGACCGGCCGTCGGGACGCGGCAACCGGCTCACCGCGCCGCCTGTCAAGGATGTCGCGATCGCTCACGGACTCGACGTGCGTCAACCGACGAAGATCCGCACGCCGGAAGCCGTTGCGGCCTTTTGCGCGCTCGACGCGGACATCGCGGTCGTCGTCGCGTACGGGCGCATCCTGCCGGCGGCGTACCTCGGCGCCTTTCCGCTGGGCGCGGTCAATGTTCATTTTTCGCTCCTGCCGAAGTATCGCGGCGCGGCGCCGGTGAATTGGGCGATCGTCAACGGCGAGACGGTCACCGGCGTGACGACGATGCTGATGGACGAGGGGCTCGACACCGGCGATATCCTGCTTCAACGCGAGACAGAGATCGGCGCGCGTGAGAATTCCGTTAGCCTGATGAACCGTTTGGCGATCGACGGCGCCGATCTGCTTTCGGAAACGCTGCGCCGGTTCGGGGACATCCAGCCGCGTCCGCAGGATGCCGCTCAGGCGACGCTGGCTCCGATTATGACGAAGGACGACGGCCGGATCGACTGGCAACGTCCGGCGGTCGAGATCGCCGATCGAATTCGCGGTTTTCAGCCCTTTCCGTCCAGTTTTACTGGGCTTGCAGGAAAGAAACTGACGATCTGGTCGGCGGAAGCTGTCGCCGAAACCGACGGTTCTGACCCAGGGACGATAGTGCTCGCGAAAGCCGGCGATCTGGTTGTCCAATGCGGCGGCGGGTCGCAGCTCAAGATCGGCGAACTTCAGATCGAGGGCAAGAAACGGATGGACGTGCGGGACTTTCTGAACGGCATTCGGCTCGCCGCGGGGGAAAAGCTCGGATGA
- the rsmB gene encoding 16S rRNA (cytosine(967)-C(5))-methyltransferase RsmB, with protein sequence MKIAPARSAAFEILLQIELGTAHSSALLPIYEETLGPEDRGLCHELVLGVLRKQIMLDRQIDALTGARKIDIEVRLILRLALYQLSFLDRVPDHAAVNDAVNLAVKAKKTSAKGFVNAILRKFRKEPPELAYADELDRLSVETSHPRWLLERWIGEFGEGVAGQFARFNNETPDVEFRWTLKSTDAVRTSLERPDVPNRSEYLRELAANGKIYFQERGSQFVAGAVQLNDGERFLDVCAAPGGKTTLVALNSKGKRNQIAAGDLSAKRIATLAENCRNQGAGFVDIVRFDAAAALPFADGAFDVVLVDAPCSGTGTIRHNPEIRYLINAAEISALAAKQLAIMESASKVVKSDGRLVYSTCSMEREENEAVCGEFEMRNTDFERVAPDVPEEFITAEGYARTFPVRDRIDGFFVAMFRKK encoded by the coding sequence ATGAAGATCGCTCCGGCAAGGTCCGCCGCTTTTGAAATTCTATTGCAGATCGAACTCGGCACGGCACATTCGTCGGCGCTATTGCCGATCTACGAGGAGACCCTCGGGCCGGAAGACCGAGGGCTTTGTCACGAACTTGTGCTCGGGGTTCTGCGCAAGCAGATTATGCTCGACCGCCAGATCGATGCGTTGACAGGTGCGAGAAAGATCGATATCGAGGTCAGGTTGATCTTGCGGCTCGCGCTCTATCAGCTTTCATTTCTCGACCGCGTTCCCGACCATGCCGCGGTCAATGACGCCGTGAATCTGGCGGTGAAAGCCAAGAAGACGTCGGCCAAGGGTTTTGTCAACGCGATTCTGAGGAAGTTCCGGAAAGAACCGCCGGAGTTGGCGTACGCTGACGAACTCGATCGGTTGAGTGTCGAAACGTCTCATCCGCGCTGGCTGCTCGAGCGTTGGATCGGAGAATTCGGCGAAGGCGTTGCCGGGCAGTTTGCCCGATTCAATAACGAAACGCCGGATGTCGAGTTCCGTTGGACCTTGAAATCGACGGACGCCGTTCGAACATCGTTGGAGCGGCCCGATGTTCCCAACCGTTCAGAGTATCTGCGCGAGTTGGCGGCGAACGGCAAGATCTACTTTCAGGAACGCGGTTCGCAGTTCGTCGCCGGCGCCGTTCAATTGAACGATGGCGAACGGTTTCTCGATGTCTGCGCAGCGCCCGGCGGTAAGACGACTCTTGTCGCGCTAAACTCGAAAGGAAAACGGAACCAAATCGCGGCCGGCGATCTCAGCGCAAAGCGAATCGCGACGCTCGCCGAGAACTGTCGCAATCAGGGCGCGGGGTTCGTTGACATCGTTCGCTTCGACGCCGCCGCTGCGCTGCCCTTTGCGGACGGCGCATTTGACGTCGTGCTGGTTGACGCGCCTTGCTCGGGCACCGGAACGATCAGGCACAACCCGGAGATCCGTTATCTCATCAACGCGGCGGAAATCTCCGCGCTCGCGGCCAAACAACTCGCGATAATGGAATCCGCATCCAAAGTAGTCAAGAGCGACGGTCGACTGGTCTATTCGACCTGTTCGATGGAGAGGGAAGAGAACGAGGCGGTTTGCGGAGAATTTGAGATGCGCAACACCGATTTCGAGCGTGTCGCCCCGGACGTTCCCGAAGAGTTCATTACCGCCGAGGGCTATGCGCGCACCTTTCCGGTTCGAGACAGGATCGACGGTTTTTTCGTTGCGATGTTCAGAAAGAAGTGA
- a CDS encoding PASTA domain-containing protein yields MGLIKKGASAIGKLITVIVLGVAFVAGLSGVVYMSLQGSEVRVPEIVGKNFADSERELESLGLKIKKRADRYSQEAPNTVLEQIPRPGDTVKTGQLILVVTSKPNAEGEEKPATIQKGNQTQDDSETIEELISDKPKKRDSNSNSNTGKKKGSSTRDVIKGSNTSSNSSTDGGGGGNQNNSNKDKSEPNPAGNKQGSPSASPKPTTPKNPGGGDTRDRRSPNN; encoded by the coding sequence GTGGGTTTAATCAAAAAAGGCGCTTCGGCGATAGGAAAACTGATCACTGTGATCGTGCTCGGCGTGGCTTTTGTCGCCGGCCTGTCGGGCGTCGTCTATATGTCGCTTCAGGGGTCTGAGGTCCGGGTGCCGGAGATCGTCGGCAAGAATTTCGCCGACAGCGAACGCGAGCTTGAAAGTCTCGGCCTGAAGATCAAGAAGCGCGCAGACCGTTATTCCCAGGAGGCGCCGAACACGGTTCTCGAGCAGATCCCGCGTCCCGGCGACACCGTCAAGACCGGCCAGCTGATCCTCGTCGTGACCAGCAAGCCGAACGCCGAGGGCGAGGAAAAACCGGCGACGATCCAAAAGGGCAATCAGACTCAGGATGATTCGGAAACGATCGAGGAACTGATATCGGACAAGCCGAAGAAGCGCGATTCGAATTCGAACAGCAATACGGGCAAGAAGAAGGGTTCGTCGACTCGCGACGTCATCAAGGGCTCGAATACCTCTTCAAACTCCTCAACCGATGGCGGCGGGGGCGGCAATCAGAATAACTCGAACAAGGACAAGAGCGAGCCGAATCCGGCCGGGAACAAACAGGGAAGCCCTTCAGCTTCCCCGAAACCGACCACCCCGAAGAATCCCGGCGGCGGTGACACGCGTGATCGGAGGAGTCCCAACAACTAA
- a CDS encoding ribulose-phosphate 3-epimerase, whose protein sequence is MIATKSLESAFELAPSLLSADFARLAEEISAIEAGGATVLHVDVMDGRFVPNITIGLPVVKSIRRITKMTIDCHLMIVEPNRYAVEFVKAGANMVSVHVEADVHLQRTLVAIREAGGKSGIAINPATPLVSIEEALPYADFVLLMSVNPGFGGQKFIETSIDKLRRLKAMILERDLDVRIEIDGGVDTGNIRRIVDAGAEIIVAGSAVFGAGDPTASARELIGIGTDWI, encoded by the coding sequence ATGATCGCCACGAAATCGCTGGAATCGGCTTTCGAACTCGCGCCATCGCTGCTTTCGGCGGATTTTGCCCGCCTGGCGGAAGAAATATCGGCGATCGAGGCCGGCGGCGCGACCGTTTTGCACGTCGATGTAATGGACGGCCGATTCGTTCCGAACATCACGATCGGACTTCCCGTCGTGAAGTCCATCCGGCGGATCACAAAGATGACGATCGATTGTCACTTGATGATCGTCGAACCGAATCGTTACGCGGTCGAGTTCGTCAAGGCCGGCGCGAATATGGTTTCGGTGCACGTTGAAGCGGATGTCCATTTGCAACGGACGTTGGTGGCGATTCGCGAGGCCGGCGGCAAATCGGGAATAGCAATCAATCCCGCAACGCCGTTGGTTTCGATCGAAGAAGCGCTGCCCTACGCGGACTTCGTCCTTCTGATGTCGGTCAACCCGGGATTTGGCGGGCAGAAATTCATCGAAACGTCGATCGACAAGCTTCGCCGGCTGAAGGCGATGATATTGGAGCGCGATCTGGACGTCCGGATCGAGATAGACGGCGGCGTTGATACCGGTAATATCCGGAGGATAGTCGATGCGGGAGCTGAAATAATTGTCGCCGGCTCGGCCGTTTTCGGTGCCGGCGATCCGACCGCTTCGGCGCGGGAGTTGATCGGGATCGGTACGGATTGGATTTGA
- the bamD gene encoding outer membrane protein assembly factor BamD: protein MVSKVSKVILIGLLFCLSMSAFAQDNLTPTQRLDLMRQKLETMRRSLSSAANALKDGSKDDKTKKDDKAKLDTPFGRLVGLEKEAASVQSEANSLKGKIDRAEKYEISDVDQLEERVKELQARSDAALVETAALRSTTQSTVGQTREVKRKTKKLLWLIPIGKERDEYEELIGSVQPGRDRELFIVATREIRKSNFEVGRLLFQTIITTYPDSPYLAMSKLAVADSFYLEGTTSALVQAAAGYQDWLTFFPTHPLADRVLLKIAESEMRRIGLPDREIPNARRAEQKLKAFIQNYPNSPLRPLVELRLAEVQDNLGLHNLYIANYYYKMSVDQKKGGLKGAQSRYREILDKYPSFSFMDEALFKIAVTYLVEEETDQAARYFQRLVSDFPNSEFVDKAKEQLNLIGATIPEANPNRKDVLPPEKVSFFANFRNQLFGVYPLTIDKDGVLMTRDFDKCKFEVIDRVIENLGQIASSEVPKTLTAVVVPCETQAKSEDKKPAETPKQK from the coding sequence ATGGTTTCAAAAGTTAGCAAAGTGATTTTGATCGGATTGCTTTTTTGTCTGTCGATGTCGGCGTTCGCGCAGGACAATCTGACGCCGACGCAGCGACTCGACCTGATGCGTCAGAAGCTCGAAACGATGCGGCGTTCGCTGAGCAGCGCGGCCAATGCATTGAAGGACGGCAGCAAGGACGACAAGACGAAAAAGGACGACAAAGCGAAACTCGATACGCCCTTCGGACGCCTGGTCGGGCTCGAAAAAGAAGCCGCGTCGGTCCAGTCCGAAGCCAACAGCCTTAAGGGAAAGATCGACCGCGCTGAAAAGTATGAGATCAGCGACGTCGACCAGCTCGAAGAACGTGTCAAAGAACTGCAAGCCAGATCTGACGCCGCACTTGTTGAGACCGCGGCGTTGCGCTCGACGACGCAATCGACGGTCGGTCAGACGCGCGAGGTAAAGCGAAAGACCAAGAAACTGCTGTGGCTGATTCCGATCGGGAAGGAACGTGACGAATACGAAGAACTGATCGGTTCGGTCCAGCCGGGTCGCGATCGCGAGTTGTTCATCGTCGCGACGCGCGAGATCCGCAAAAGCAATTTCGAGGTCGGCCGGCTGCTTTTCCAGACGATCATCACGACCTATCCGGACTCGCCATATCTGGCAATGTCGAAGCTTGCCGTCGCCGACTCGTTCTATCTTGAAGGAACGACGAGCGCGTTGGTCCAGGCGGCGGCCGGCTACCAGGATTGGCTGACGTTCTTCCCGACCCATCCGCTCGCCGACCGCGTTCTGCTGAAGATCGCCGAATCCGAGATGCGCCGCATCGGATTGCCCGACCGCGAGATTCCGAACGCGCGCCGCGCAGAACAGAAACTTAAGGCGTTCATTCAGAATTATCCGAATTCACCGCTCAGGCCGCTTGTCGAGCTGCGTCTCGCCGAGGTTCAGGACAATTTAGGTCTGCATAACCTGTATATCGCCAACTACTATTACAAGATGTCGGTCGACCAGAAGAAAGGCGGACTGAAGGGCGCGCAGTCGCGATATCGCGAAATCCTGGACAAGTATCCGAGTTTCAGTTTTATGGATGAGGCGCTGTTCAAGATCGCGGTCACCTATCTCGTCGAGGAAGAAACAGATCAGGCGGCAAGGTATTTTCAGCGGCTGGTCAGCGACTTTCCGAACAGTGAATTTGTTGACAAGGCAAAGGAGCAGCTCAACCTGATCGGCGCGACGATTCCCGAAGCCAACCCGAACAGAAAAGACGTTCTGCCGCCCGAAAAGGTCTCCTTTTTTGCAAATTTCCGAAATCAGCTTTTCGGAGTTTACCCCTTGACGATCGACAAGGACGGAGTGCTGATGACCCGCGACTTCGACAAGTGCAAGTTCGAAGTGATCGACCGGGTGATCGAGAATCTCGGTCAGATCGCTTCGAGTGAAGTTCCGAAGACGCTCACTGCGGTCGTCGTACCGTGTGAAACACAGGCGAAATCGGAAGACAAGAAGCCGGCGGAAACACCGAAACAGAAGTAA
- a CDS encoding tetratricopeptide repeat protein: protein MSINKTVLSFIVLAVLVPMGYSQGTGIARPTPAATPRPVPKLSSILAKNLETIGPNIEVSRENREQAFAKLLEGQRYVWSLSRTRSANALEIVRMAKQAFQKAVELDPSLAEGYTALAELSLSAPPNDVEESLALALIAVKVDKNNFGSNRILARLYTIKSRLNTGNPDAANAEKAKSYWKEISRLDPRNAEAWAFLSEFYRDDPENRIAALKSWIGSAQTQETRFYRSVMGGQADLSPESATILLGAALVDAKRFSEAVDVLNQAVADDPENPEAVEYLSRAIDNVDAKTAATSVQAIQAAIYANPGNTQLILLLAKIQTRAGNAAETSKFLNDTIARLAEQDKAAAAGLQIGLGEIYGNAERYDEAVAEFRKALTTRGIATDKAATDEERDFAIVVFERIIQTYKAAGRFNDAKTAILESQKVLGDEDSFTDRQLIALYRENGKKAEALQAVKYARVRFPDDYGFLRTEAMVLTELGRVDEGVAIVKSLLGKQNPASPSIMYDDFSNHLFIAILFGEAKRGKDSVAAANQAIALATDDERLQIAQLTLATGQQVAGDFVGAETTLRGILKRSPQNPIALNNLGYFLVERGQKLEEALKFIQQALAVDPENSAFLDSLGWAYFKLGKLELAEENLKKALKLDPASATLHDHLGDVYEKQGKSDLARQMWQRALGFSSDPEQTAGLKQKILGKKSK from the coding sequence ATGTCGATAAATAAGACAGTCTTGTCGTTCATCGTTCTCGCCGTCTTGGTGCCGATGGGATACTCGCAGGGAACCGGAATTGCCAGACCGACACCCGCGGCGACACCCCGGCCAGTTCCCAAATTGTCGTCGATTTTGGCGAAGAATCTCGAAACGATCGGACCGAATATTGAAGTTTCGCGGGAAAATCGCGAACAGGCGTTCGCGAAGCTGCTCGAAGGGCAGCGATACGTCTGGAGTTTGAGTCGAACGCGTTCGGCAAACGCTCTCGAGATCGTCCGGATGGCGAAACAGGCCTTCCAGAAGGCGGTCGAACTCGACCCGTCGCTCGCGGAGGGATACACCGCGCTCGCGGAACTGTCCCTCTCGGCACCGCCGAACGATGTCGAGGAATCACTCGCGCTCGCGCTGATCGCGGTCAAGGTCGACAAGAACAACTTCGGCAGCAACCGAATTCTGGCTCGGCTTTACACGATCAAGAGTCGCCTGAACACCGGCAATCCTGACGCCGCCAACGCCGAAAAGGCGAAGTCGTACTGGAAGGAAATCTCAAGGCTCGATCCGCGAAATGCAGAGGCCTGGGCATTCCTGAGCGAGTTCTACAGGGACGACCCGGAGAATCGAATTGCGGCACTGAAAAGCTGGATCGGTTCGGCGCAAACTCAGGAGACGAGGTTCTACCGGTCAGTGATGGGCGGTCAGGCCGATCTTTCGCCTGAATCCGCGACGATTCTCCTCGGTGCGGCACTGGTCGACGCCAAGCGTTTTTCCGAAGCGGTCGATGTTCTCAATCAGGCAGTCGCCGACGACCCGGAGAATCCGGAAGCCGTCGAGTATCTCAGCCGCGCGATCGATAACGTCGATGCGAAAACGGCGGCAACGTCGGTTCAGGCGATTCAGGCGGCAATTTACGCGAATCCCGGAAACACCCAATTGATCCTGTTGCTCGCAAAGATCCAGACACGGGCCGGAAACGCTGCCGAGACGTCGAAATTCCTCAACGACACGATCGCCCGGCTTGCCGAACAGGACAAAGCCGCTGCCGCCGGACTGCAGATCGGTCTTGGCGAGATATACGGCAATGCCGAGCGCTACGACGAGGCGGTCGCGGAGTTCAGGAAAGCGCTGACGACGCGGGGCATCGCGACGGACAAGGCGGCGACGGATGAAGAGCGCGATTTTGCGATCGTCGTTTTCGAACGGATCATCCAGACATATAAGGCGGCTGGCCGTTTCAACGACGCCAAGACCGCGATTCTCGAGTCCCAGAAGGTCCTCGGCGACGAAGATTCGTTTACGGATCGCCAGTTGATCGCGCTCTATCGCGAGAACGGCAAGAAGGCCGAGGCTCTTCAAGCCGTGAAATACGCCCGCGTCAGATTTCCCGACGACTACGGATTTCTGCGCACGGAAGCGATGGTCCTGACTGAACTGGGCAGGGTTGATGAAGGGGTGGCGATCGTCAAATCGCTGCTCGGCAAACAGAATCCGGCGTCGCCGTCGATTATGTACGATGATTTTTCGAATCATCTTTTTATCGCGATCCTCTTCGGTGAAGCGAAGCGCGGAAAAGATTCGGTGGCGGCAGCCAATCAGGCGATAGCCCTCGCGACCGATGACGAACGACTCCAGATAGCGCAACTGACGCTGGCAACGGGCCAACAGGTCGCGGGTGATTTCGTCGGGGCTGAAACGACCTTGCGCGGAATTCTGAAGAGATCGCCGCAGAATCCGATCGCGCTCAACAACCTTGGTTATTTTCTGGTCGAGCGCGGACAGAAACTCGAAGAAGCTTTGAAATTCATCCAGCAGGCCCTTGCGGTTGACCCTGAGAACTCCGCGTTCCTCGACAGCCTCGGTTGGGCATATTTCAAGCTCGGCAAACTTGAACTTGCGGAAGAGAATCTCAAAAAGGCGCTCAAACTCGATCCCGCTTCGGCAACGTTGCACGATCATCTCGGCGACGTTTATGAGAAGCAGGGCAAAAGCGATCTTGCGCGGCAAATGTGGCAGCGCGCGCTTGGATTTTCGAGCGACCCCGAACAGACGGCCGGACTCAAGCAGAAGATCTTGGGTAAGAAGTCGAAATAG
- a CDS encoding CAP domain-containing protein yields MKKKTHLSVAFLSAIVLAATLSIDAQNLKADPSEAVSTGSKNSRLDRQRVVAAPRRDSSKFEFSESEIRAFEKQAFALINRRRAEAGLTEMAWSDDVAKVARLHSENMATLNFFGHRGADGKMVDERADQLGVKRWRAIGENIAYSRGYDDPMTLSVEKWMLSNGHRENLLNPRWKESGIGISVTADGTFYVTQVFLERR; encoded by the coding sequence ATGAAGAAAAAAACACACCTTTCCGTAGCATTTCTATCCGCAATCGTACTCGCCGCAACGCTTTCGATCGACGCGCAAAACCTGAAGGCCGACCCGTCGGAAGCCGTTTCGACCGGGTCGAAGAACTCAAGACTCGACCGTCAGCGCGTTGTGGCCGCGCCCCGTCGCGATTCATCCAAGTTCGAATTCAGCGAATCGGAGATCCGCGCGTTTGAAAAACAAGCGTTCGCGCTGATCAACCGCCGCCGCGCCGAGGCCGGCCTGACGGAGATGGCGTGGAGCGACGACGTGGCGAAGGTCGCCCGGCTCCATTCGGAGAATATGGCGACTTTGAACTTCTTCGGACACCGGGGCGCCGACGGCAAGATGGTCGATGAACGGGCCGATCAACTCGGGGTCAAACGCTGGAGGGCAATCGGTGAGAATATCGCGTACAGCCGGGGGTACGACGACCCGATGACGTTGTCGGTCGAGAAGTGGATGCTCTCGAACGGGCATCGCGAGAACTTGCTCAATCCGCGCTGGAAGGAATCGGGAATCGGCATTTCGGTCACCGCCGACGGCACGTTTTATGTGACTCAGGTCTTCCTCGAGCGCCGCTGA
- the ispE gene encoding 4-(cytidine 5'-diphospho)-2-C-methyl-D-erythritol kinase, whose protein sequence is MTADAFELPSFAKINWQLQVLGKRENGFHDLCTVFQTVSLNDALAFEPYETLAFECDSADIPADDSNLVVRAAHLLRSEFGVREGARIFLRKRIPAPGGLGGGSSNAATALLGLAGLWDLKISSERLATIGAQLGSDVPFFLTGGTALGTGRGTEIEALPDVIERYMIIVTPEIGVSTAEAFRRLDASRLTKVESKRILKICRKGALMFNQRRPALKNDFEASVFISHPEIKRVKDKLLELGAADALMSGSGASVFAVFDKEETRQATLKALEAFKNWRKFAVATVSRNEFREALGRVRRLFPISF, encoded by the coding sequence ATGACTGCCGACGCATTTGAACTCCCGAGTTTTGCGAAGATCAACTGGCAACTCCAGGTGCTCGGAAAGCGTGAGAATGGGTTTCACGACCTTTGCACGGTCTTTCAGACGGTTTCATTGAACGATGCTCTGGCGTTTGAACCTTATGAAACGCTCGCGTTTGAATGCGATTCGGCCGACATTCCCGCGGACGATTCGAATCTGGTGGTCCGCGCCGCTCACCTTTTGAGGTCGGAATTCGGAGTTCGAGAGGGCGCGCGGATCTTTCTTCGCAAGCGAATTCCGGCACCGGGCGGACTTGGCGGCGGTTCGTCGAACGCCGCGACGGCGCTCCTCGGACTCGCAGGGCTTTGGGATCTGAAGATAAGTTCCGAGCGCTTGGCGACGATCGGCGCGCAGCTAGGATCGGACGTTCCGTTCTTTCTTACGGGCGGGACGGCGCTTGGAACCGGTCGCGGTACCGAGATCGAAGCGCTGCCGGATGTCATTGAAAGATATATGATTATCGTGACGCCGGAGATCGGCGTTTCAACCGCGGAAGCGTTCCGGCGGCTCGATGCATCCCGCTTGACAAAGGTTGAGTCAAAACGTATTCTCAAAATTTGCCGAAAAGGCGCCCTGATGTTCAACCAACGGCGTCCGGCATTGAAAAACGATTTCGAAGCAAGCGTTTTCATATCGCATCCTGAGATCAAACGAGTGAAAGACAAGTTGTTGGAACTCGGCGCGGCCGACGCGTTGATGTCGGGGAGCGGAGCGAGCGTTTTTGCGGTTTTTGACAAAGAAGAGACACGGCAAGCGACACTTAAAGCCCTTGAAGCATTCAAGAATTGGCGAAAGTTTGCCGTAGCAACCGTCTCGCGGAACGAGTTCCGCGAAGCGCTCGGCAGAGTGCGGAGGTTGTTTCCGATTAGTTTCTGA
- a CDS encoding ribose-phosphate pyrophosphokinase, with translation MSVTGSIKIFSGNAHRVLAEEICRHLSCDLGRASTDRFSDGEFNFQIGENVRGTDVFIIQPTCPPVDQNLMELLVMIDTFRRASAASVTAVIPYFGYARSDKKDRPRVPIAAKLVANLLTTAGAERILTVDLHASQIQGFFDIPVDHLFAAPVIVEYFQENAIDNLIVVAPDTGGAERARAYAKRLNAGLALCDKRREKANVADVMNIVGDVRGKNCLIIDDMCDTGGTICKVAQALHENGANEIYACFSHAVLSGNAADNISASHIKKVIVTNTIPLREDADKLRAEGRIELLSIGRLLATGIKSIHDETSVSSLFI, from the coding sequence ATGAGCGTCACTGGCAGCATAAAAATTTTCTCGGGTAATGCGCACCGCGTCCTGGCGGAAGAGATCTGCCGTCACCTGAGTTGTGATCTCGGCCGCGCGAGCACGGATCGTTTTTCGGACGGCGAGTTTAACTTTCAGATCGGCGAGAACGTTCGCGGGACGGATGTTTTCATTATCCAGCCGACATGTCCGCCGGTCGATCAAAACCTGATGGAACTGCTCGTGATGATCGACACGTTTCGTCGGGCTTCGGCAGCCAGCGTCACTGCCGTGATCCCGTATTTCGGTTATGCGCGCTCTGACAAGAAAGACCGTCCGCGCGTGCCGATCGCCGCGAAGCTCGTCGCCAATCTGTTGACGACCGCCGGCGCTGAAAGGATTCTGACGGTCGATCTGCACGCGTCGCAGATCCAGGGGTTTTTTGACATTCCGGTCGATCACCTTTTCGCGGCGCCGGTCATCGTCGAGTATTTTCAGGAGAACGCGATCGACAATCTGATCGTTGTCGCGCCCGACACCGGCGGCGCCGAACGCGCCCGGGCTTATGCAAAACGGCTAAATGCCGGGCTGGCGCTTTGCGACAAGCGCCGCGAAAAGGCGAACGTCGCCGATGTTATGAACATCGTCGGAGACGTCCGCGGCAAGAATTGCCTGATCATCGACGATATGTGCGACACTGGCGGAACCATCTGTAAGGTCGCGCAGGCGCTCCACGAGAACGGCGCCAATGAGATCTACGCGTGTTTTTCGCACGCTGTCTTGTCGGGCAATGCGGCCGACAACATTTCGGCTTCGCACATCAAGAAGGTGATCGTGACCAACACCATCCCGCTTCGTGAAGATGCCGACAAACTCCGCGCCGAAGGCCGCATCGAGCTGCTTAGCATCGGCAGGCTTCTCGCGACCGGGATCAAATCAATACACGATGAAACGAGCGTTTCGTCATTGTTTATTTAG
- a CDS encoding aminoacyl-tRNA hydrolase, whose amino-acid sequence MAKKWLIVGLGNPGTRYEKSRHNLGFMLVDRLAQRLQTSVRREECRALVGRGEIDNQTVELVKPQTFMNLSGEAVSCLLKKDDRAVEKLIVISDDLALPFGKIRIRPKGSHGGQNGLRSIIDCLRTQEFARLRIGIEPVHPLGDARSFVLENFSKNDLSEVDSILDRGADAVFSMIGNGIEKAMAQFN is encoded by the coding sequence ATGGCGAAAAAGTGGCTGATCGTTGGTCTCGGAAATCCCGGAACGCGCTACGAAAAGAGCCGTCACAACCTCGGTTTCATGCTCGTCGACAGGCTCGCGCAGCGGCTTCAGACGTCGGTTAGGCGCGAGGAGTGCCGTGCGCTGGTCGGTCGCGGCGAGATTGACAATCAAACGGTCGAACTGGTCAAGCCGCAGACGTTTATGAATCTCAGCGGCGAGGCCGTCAGTTGCCTTTTGAAAAAGGATGATCGAGCGGTTGAAAAACTGATCGTGATCTCCGATGACCTCGCGCTCCCGTTCGGCAAGATTCGCATCCGGCCGAAGGGAAGTCACGGCGGACAGAATGGCTTGAGGTCGATCATCGATTGTCTCCGGACACAGGAATTCGCCCGCCTGCGAATCGGCATCGAGCCGGTGCACCCGTTGGGCGACGCGCGAAGTTTCGTGCTTGAGAATTTTTCGAAGAACGACCTCTCGGAGGTTGATTCGATATTGGACAGAGGCGCCGACGCCGTTTTTTCGATGATCGGGAACGGGATCGAAAAGGCAATGGCGCAATTTAATTGA
- the rpsF gene encoding 30S ribosomal protein S6: MANRTYEVMYIATPEASDDTIVKLNDAIVKLIEKEGGSVVKTDDWGRRKLAYPIKKKTEGYYVLFEVEGSGQEIAELERRMRVNDLIMRYITVRVDEDRKAADKKQAKRDRRRNRGGESETAETDANQ; this comes from the coding sequence ATGGCAAACAGAACATATGAAGTAATGTATATCGCGACGCCCGAGGCAAGTGACGACACGATCGTCAAACTCAACGACGCGATCGTTAAGTTGATCGAAAAGGAAGGCGGAAGCGTCGTCAAAACCGACGACTGGGGCCGTCGTAAACTCGCCTATCCGATCAAAAAGAAAACCGAAGGCTACTACGTCTTGTTTGAAGTCGAAGGTTCAGGGCAGGAAATTGCCGAACTCGAACGCCGTATGCGCGTCAATGACCTGATTATGCGCTATATCACGGTTCGCGTCGATGAAGATCGAAAAGCGGCCGACAAGAAGCAGGCGAAGCGAGATCGCCGCCGCAACCGCGGAGGCGAAAGCGAAACGGCTGAGACCGACGCAAACCAGTAA